A stretch of the Tardiphaga sp. 709 genome encodes the following:
- a CDS encoding fumarylacetoacetate hydrolase family protein, with the protein MKLATFRASGQQDGQAKVGIVDANDGRLFDLASAAGRDGGNPAFDSMLALIDAGEGALDAARKVFEKHGSDASLSVNVAGADVLAPVPEPRQCRDGMSFPLHILQAPRGQLKLAARAKNDMAELARLEAEPLGELPEVYRRQPIYYITNRFSVRGTNTTVKWPRYSKVMDYELEFGIITKNKGANISAAKAKDHIFGYTIFNDFSARDAQRLEMEGRLGPAKGKSFDGGNVLGPWIVTPEEIGDPYRLKMECRVNGKVRSSSTSEGMLFSFEEIIAHVTKDETLMPGEFIGSGTVGNGCGLELGWYLEHNDEIELEVEKIGVLKNKVVRQDV; encoded by the coding sequence GTGAAACTCGCGACATTTCGAGCCAGCGGCCAGCAGGATGGCCAAGCCAAGGTCGGTATCGTTGACGCCAATGACGGCAGGCTGTTCGATCTCGCCAGCGCCGCGGGGCGCGATGGTGGCAATCCCGCTTTTGACTCGATGCTGGCGCTGATCGATGCAGGTGAAGGCGCGCTCGATGCCGCGCGAAAGGTTTTCGAGAAACATGGCAGCGACGCTTCGCTGTCGGTGAATGTCGCCGGTGCCGATGTTCTGGCGCCGGTTCCGGAGCCGCGCCAGTGCCGCGACGGCATGTCGTTTCCGCTGCATATCCTGCAGGCGCCGCGCGGCCAGCTCAAGCTCGCTGCGCGGGCCAAGAACGATATGGCCGAATTGGCCCGGCTGGAAGCCGAGCCGCTCGGTGAGTTGCCTGAAGTGTATCGCCGCCAGCCGATCTACTACATCACCAATCGCTTCAGCGTGCGCGGTACCAACACCACGGTGAAGTGGCCGCGCTACAGCAAGGTGATGGATTACGAACTCGAATTCGGCATCATCACCAAGAACAAGGGCGCGAATATCTCCGCGGCCAAGGCGAAAGATCACATCTTCGGCTACACCATCTTCAACGATTTCTCCGCGCGCGACGCCCAGCGGCTGGAGATGGAAGGCCGACTTGGCCCGGCCAAGGGCAAGAGCTTCGATGGCGGCAATGTGCTGGGGCCGTGGATTGTCACGCCCGAGGAGATCGGCGATCCCTACAGGCTGAAGATGGAATGCCGCGTCAACGGCAAGGTGCGCTCGTCCTCGACCAGTGAGGGCATGCTGTTCTCCTTCGAGGAGATCATCGCGCATGTGACCAAGGACGAGACGCTGATGCCTGGCGAATTCATCGGCTCCGGCACCGTCGGTAATGGCTGCGGCCTCGAACTGGGCTGGTATCTCGAACACAATGACGAGATCGAACTCGAGGTCGAGAAGATCGGCGTGTTGAAGAACAAGGTGGTGCGGCAGGACGTGTGA
- a CDS encoding ABC transporter substrate-binding protein, translating into MTKWMVTALLATLAVTGTAHAQTKLQIGCTATTDCASAMVAVDEGIFKKHGLDAEMIPIGINSNIPAAILSGSIQIGGPTSTVFLQAADGGLDLVAVAGATVMSPISNANITAFVRNGITIKEPKDFIGKKVGAPGLGAFLHVLFVKWLVDKGVDPRKVNFVEVTFPTMPDIIKSGGVDAVLTAEPTVSRMLAAGSGSIGARYASELERTEPIIFYAASREWAEKNPDTVRKFRAAIAEGAAIVNSDKDKTSAAIAKFTKQTIELVKASPPNKSEPVLKPEQLAWWIDVMSSQKMLETKLDLNKLILK; encoded by the coding sequence ATGACCAAATGGATGGTGACAGCCCTATTGGCCACGCTCGCTGTGACGGGCACCGCGCATGCCCAGACCAAGCTCCAGATCGGTTGCACCGCAACAACGGACTGCGCCTCGGCAATGGTCGCGGTCGATGAAGGCATCTTCAAGAAGCACGGCCTCGATGCCGAGATGATCCCCATCGGCATCAATTCCAATATCCCGGCGGCCATTCTGTCCGGCTCGATCCAGATCGGCGGCCCGACCTCCACCGTCTTCCTGCAGGCTGCCGATGGCGGCCTGGATCTCGTCGCGGTCGCCGGCGCAACGGTGATGAGCCCGATATCCAACGCCAATATCACCGCCTTCGTGCGTAACGGCATCACCATCAAGGAGCCGAAGGACTTCATCGGCAAGAAGGTCGGCGCGCCGGGCCTCGGTGCGTTCCTTCACGTGCTGTTCGTCAAATGGCTGGTCGACAAGGGTGTCGATCCCAGGAAGGTCAATTTCGTCGAAGTGACCTTCCCGACCATGCCGGACATCATCAAGTCCGGCGGTGTCGACGCCGTGCTGACCGCCGAGCCGACGGTATCGCGCATGCTGGCCGCGGGCAGCGGCAGCATTGGCGCGCGCTACGCGTCGGAGCTCGAGCGCACGGAGCCGATCATCTTCTATGCCGCCTCGCGTGAATGGGCCGAGAAGAATCCCGACACCGTCAGGAAATTCCGCGCTGCCATCGCCGAAGGCGCGGCGATCGTGAACAGCGACAAGGACAAGACCTCGGCCGCGATTGCCAAATTCACCAAACAGACCATCGAACTGGTGAAGGCATCGCCGCCGAACAAGTCGGAGCCGGTGCTGAAGCCCGAGCAACTGGCATGGTGGATCGACGTCATGTCCTCGCAGAAAATGCTGGAGACCAAACTCGATCTCAACAAACTGATTCTGAAATAG
- a CDS encoding GntR family transcriptional regulator — MAGQPLSSPIDVSGSDTLSERAATLLQHDIIAGNLAPGTRLGIVDLVQRYEIGATPMREGLSRLISRGLIIGIGQRGFRVADISREDLADITRMRSVVEMEALRLAIEHGDDAWEAGILGALHQMRRHIDRTGDEFREGAPDFDKLHKGFHTALLAACNSKRLLSAHSELYDQAYRYRRVMMRGFDSGSRFVAAHQLLADRVLARETGPAQAMLTSHLHSTLAFVYPPGQGD; from the coding sequence ATGGCGGGCCAGCCCCTTAGCAGTCCAATCGATGTATCCGGCTCGGATACGCTGAGCGAGCGTGCAGCGACACTGCTTCAGCATGACATCATTGCCGGCAATCTCGCGCCAGGCACGCGGCTTGGCATCGTCGATCTCGTGCAACGTTACGAGATCGGCGCCACGCCGATGCGCGAAGGACTGTCACGCCTGATCTCACGCGGCCTGATTATCGGCATCGGCCAGCGCGGTTTTCGCGTCGCCGACATCAGCCGGGAGGATCTGGCCGACATCACACGGATGCGCAGCGTGGTGGAGATGGAAGCGCTGCGGCTGGCCATCGAACACGGCGACGATGCCTGGGAGGCCGGCATCCTCGGCGCGCTTCACCAGATGCGCCGGCATATCGACCGGACCGGCGATGAATTCCGCGAAGGGGCGCCGGATTTCGACAAGCTCCATAAGGGATTTCACACCGCATTGCTGGCGGCCTGCAATTCGAAGCGCCTGCTCTCGGCGCATTCGGAACTTTACGATCAGGCCTATCGCTATCGCAGGGTGATGATGCGCGGCTTCGACAGCGGCAGCCGCTTTGTCGCAGCCCATCAGCTTCTGGCCGATCGCGTGCTTGCGCGCGAAACCGGTCCTGCGCAGGCCATGCTGACGTCGCATCTGCATTCGACGCTCGCTTTCGTCTATCCGCCCGGACAGGGAGATTGA
- a CDS encoding ABC transporter ATP-binding protein — protein MTSIALRKDMPAAQLEKSQIAFSHVTLDLGGKTIIENVSLDVKPGEFLCIIGASGCGKTTALRLAAGLYQPTSGHVSFDGEPMRTPRRDIAIVFQDYGKALLPWRTAAGNVALALETIGMSKAQRPARIDELLKKVGLPHHAAKYPAEMSGGMQQRLQIARCLAQEPKALLMDEPFGALDAMTRQGLQDEVLSLLDASKATVIFVTHDLEEAIYLGDRVVGLLPHPGRIGIDLPINLPRPRDQLTTRENPEFLRLRRELFDFIKASEA, from the coding sequence ATGACATCCATTGCCCTTCGCAAAGACATGCCGGCGGCCCAACTCGAAAAGTCGCAGATCGCGTTTTCCCATGTCACGCTGGATCTCGGCGGCAAGACGATCATCGAAAACGTCAGCCTCGACGTAAAGCCCGGCGAGTTCCTCTGCATCATCGGCGCCTCCGGCTGCGGCAAGACCACGGCGCTGCGCCTCGCCGCCGGCCTGTACCAGCCGACATCGGGACATGTCAGCTTCGACGGCGAGCCGATGCGCACGCCCCGGCGCGACATCGCCATCGTGTTTCAGGATTACGGCAAGGCATTGCTGCCATGGCGCACCGCCGCCGGAAATGTCGCGCTGGCGCTGGAAACCATCGGCATGTCCAAGGCCCAGCGGCCGGCGCGCATCGACGAGCTGTTGAAAAAAGTTGGCCTGCCCCATCACGCCGCGAAATATCCCGCCGAGATGTCCGGCGGCATGCAGCAGCGGCTGCAGATCGCGCGATGTCTGGCGCAGGAACCGAAAGCGCTGCTGATGGACGAGCCGTTCGGCGCACTCGACGCCATGACGCGGCAGGGTCTGCAGGACGAGGTCCTGTCGCTGCTCGATGCCAGCAAGGCCACGGTGATCTTCGTCACCCACGATCTCGAAGAAGCCATTTATCTCGGCGACCGCGTGGTCGGCCTGCTGCCGCATCCCGGCCGCATCGGCATCGATCTTCCGATCAACCTGCCGCGCCCGCGCGATCAATTGACCACGCGCGAGAACCCGGAATTCCTGCGGCTACGCCGCGAATTGTTCGACTTCATCAAGGCATCGGAAGCATGA
- a CDS encoding ABC transporter permease: MRSERLKAAILPMSLLIMLEIWARSVEIHSDALAPPSAVVLALFNAFGDGSILSATRDTLASAFAGLVVGGAIGLFFGIALGIFQPLDRLMEVTIESLRPIPSIALLPIALIALGFGYRMEIVIVAFACVWPILILSRAAVRSIEPRLIEVSRALRLSPGDRIRKIIIPAALPRIFLAFRLAAGIALIVAVTVEIAINPIGLGAGIMIAQQALRPDLMLAYLLWIGLIGYALNAGLLAAQQHLFGPAALAGEVR, translated from the coding sequence ATGAGATCCGAGCGCCTGAAAGCGGCGATCCTTCCGATGAGCCTGCTCATCATGCTGGAAATCTGGGCGCGCTCCGTCGAGATCCATAGCGACGCGCTGGCGCCGCCGAGCGCGGTGGTGCTGGCGCTGTTCAATGCGTTCGGCGATGGTTCGATCCTGTCGGCCACGCGCGACACGCTGGCTTCGGCCTTTGCCGGCCTCGTGGTCGGCGGCGCCATCGGATTGTTCTTCGGAATTGCACTCGGCATCTTCCAGCCGCTCGACCGGTTGATGGAAGTGACCATCGAATCCCTGCGGCCGATTCCCTCCATCGCGCTGCTGCCGATCGCGCTGATCGCGCTCGGCTTCGGCTATCGCATGGAAATTGTGATCGTCGCCTTTGCCTGTGTGTGGCCGATCCTGATCCTCAGCCGCGCGGCGGTGCGCAGTATCGAGCCACGGCTGATCGAAGTCTCCCGCGCGCTGCGGCTATCGCCAGGCGACCGTATCCGCAAGATCATCATTCCTGCCGCACTGCCGCGCATCTTCCTCGCCTTTCGCCTCGCGGCCGGCATCGCGCTGATCGTCGCCGTTACCGTGGAGATCGCGATCAATCCCATCGGGCTCGGCGCCGGTATCATGATTGCGCAGCAGGCATTACGTCCCGATCTGATGCTCGCTTATCTGCTGTGGATCGGTCTCATCGGCTACGCGCTCAATGCCGGATTGCTGGCCGCGCAGCAGCATCTGTTTGGCCCCGCAGCGCTGGCGGGAGAGGTCCGATGA
- a CDS encoding ABC transporter permease, with amino-acid sequence MNWALTLWRLASFAVAAGLIALWQLIANLKLVSPVFLPGPDRAWAALMRGFSNGTLLDKTIGTLEHMFYGWLVASVVGIALGAMIGSSKAMRSYVAPSLEFLRPLPVSAIIPVAIALFGLTQGMALFVIAFGAIWPMLLATVHGFGAVEPRLYEVARSLHMSRLAVIFKIALPSASPDIISGMRLSLTVSLILAVVCEILAGLDGLGHWVLLSARAFRSPDLFAGVILLGVIGYVTALAMSMVEQRLLRWRTSGH; translated from the coding sequence ATGAACTGGGCACTCACCCTCTGGCGCCTTGCCAGCTTCGCCGTGGCTGCAGGCCTGATCGCGCTGTGGCAGCTGATCGCCAATCTGAAACTGGTCTCGCCGGTATTCCTTCCCGGCCCCGACCGCGCCTGGGCCGCGCTGATGCGCGGCTTCAGCAATGGCACATTACTGGACAAGACAATCGGCACCCTCGAACACATGTTCTATGGCTGGCTAGTCGCATCCGTCGTCGGCATCGCACTCGGCGCTATGATCGGTTCGTCCAAGGCGATGCGCAGCTATGTCGCCCCGTCGCTGGAATTCCTGCGGCCACTGCCCGTATCGGCGATCATTCCCGTCGCCATCGCCCTGTTCGGGCTAACCCAGGGCATGGCCCTTTTCGTCATCGCTTTCGGCGCGATCTGGCCGATGCTGCTTGCGACCGTTCACGGCTTCGGCGCAGTAGAGCCGCGTCTCTATGAGGTCGCGCGCTCGCTGCACATGTCGCGCCTCGCGGTGATCTTCAAGATAGCTCTGCCATCTGCCAGTCCCGATATCATCTCCGGCATGCGGCTCAGCCTGACCGTGTCGCTGATCCTGGCGGTGGTCTGCGAAATCCTCGCGGGCCTCGACGGATTAGGCCACTGGGTGCTGCTCTCGGCGCGCGCGTTTCGTTCGCCGGATCTGTTCGCCGGCGTGATCCTGCTCGGCGTGATCGGCTATGTGACCGCGCTGGCGATGTCGATGGTCGAGCAGCGACTGCTGCGGTGGCGGACGAGCGGGCATTGA
- the pgm gene encoding phosphoglucomutase (alpha-D-glucose-1,6-bisphosphate-dependent), producing MAAHVSPLAGKTIDPSLLVNVPRLVSAYFAGKPDPSIPAQRVAFGTSGHRGSALHNSFNENHILAVSQAICDYRKGAGIDGPLFIGIDTHALAEPALVSALEVFAANGVHVRIDQDDGYTPTPVISHAILTYNKGRSSGLADGVVVTPSHNPPEDGGFKYNPPNGGPADTDITGIMEKAANGFLENDMAGVKRIPIARARKSEFVKRYDFITPYVTDLADVVDMEAIRASGVKIGIDPLGGAGVHYWQPIIERYKLDATIVNTTIDPTFRFMTLDWDGKIRMDCSSPYAMAKLIGMRDRFDVAFANDTDADRHGIVTRTGGLMNPNHYLAASIDYLFAHRPHWRKDAAVGKTIVSSAIIDRVVNKLGRQLVETPVGFKWFVNGLVDGSFGFGGEESAGASFLRKDGTVWTTDKDGLILGLLAAEITAVTKENPSQRFEKLTAEFGTPYYERIDATATPEQKNVLKKVTPEQIGMTELAGDAVTKTESKAAGNDQSFGGIKVSTANGWFAARPSGTEDVYKIYAESFRSEDHLKQIQSDAQAAISKVFAK from the coding sequence ATGGCTGCTCATGTGAGCCCGCTGGCCGGCAAAACCATCGATCCGTCCCTGCTGGTCAACGTGCCTCGGCTGGTGTCGGCCTATTTCGCCGGCAAGCCGGATCCGTCCATCCCCGCCCAGCGCGTCGCTTTCGGCACCTCCGGCCATCGCGGCTCCGCGCTCCACAATTCCTTCAACGAGAACCACATCCTCGCGGTCAGCCAGGCGATCTGCGATTACCGCAAGGGCGCCGGCATCGATGGCCCGCTGTTCATCGGCATCGACACCCATGCGCTGGCTGAACCGGCGCTGGTCAGCGCGCTGGAAGTCTTCGCCGCCAATGGCGTGCATGTGCGGATTGACCAGGACGACGGTTATACGCCGACGCCGGTGATCTCCCACGCCATCCTCACCTACAACAAGGGCCGCTCGTCCGGTCTGGCCGATGGCGTCGTGGTCACGCCGTCGCACAACCCGCCGGAAGACGGCGGCTTCAAATATAATCCGCCGAACGGTGGCCCGGCCGATACCGACATCACCGGCATCATGGAGAAAGCTGCCAACGGCTTCCTCGAGAACGACATGGCCGGCGTCAAGCGCATCCCGATCGCGCGTGCCCGCAAATCCGAATTCGTGAAGCGCTACGATTTCATCACGCCCTATGTGACCGACCTCGCCGATGTCGTCGACATGGAGGCGATCCGCGCATCAGGCGTCAAGATCGGCATCGATCCGCTCGGCGGCGCCGGCGTGCATTACTGGCAGCCGATCATCGAGCGCTACAAGCTCGATGCAACCATCGTGAACACAACGATCGATCCGACCTTCCGCTTCATGACGCTGGACTGGGACGGCAAGATCCGCATGGACTGCTCGTCGCCCTATGCGATGGCCAAGCTCATCGGCATGCGCGACCGGTTCGACGTCGCTTTCGCCAACGACACCGATGCCGACCGCCACGGCATCGTCACCCGCACCGGCGGCTTGATGAATCCGAACCATTATCTGGCGGCGTCCATCGACTATCTGTTCGCGCACCGGCCGCACTGGCGCAAGGATGCGGCGGTGGGCAAGACCATCGTCTCCAGCGCCATCATCGACCGCGTGGTGAACAAGCTCGGCCGCCAACTGGTCGAGACGCCGGTCGGCTTCAAATGGTTCGTGAACGGTCTCGTCGACGGCTCGTTCGGCTTCGGCGGCGAGGAAAGCGCCGGCGCGTCGTTCCTGCGCAAGGACGGCACGGTGTGGACCACCGACAAGGATGGCCTGATCCTCGGTCTGCTTGCTGCAGAGATCACCGCGGTGACGAAGGAAAATCCGAGCCAGCGCTTCGAGAAGCTGACCGCCGAATTCGGCACGCCCTATTACGAGCGCATCGACGCCACGGCCACGCCCGAGCAGAAAAACGTGCTGAAGAAGGTCACGCCGGAGCAGATCGGCATGACCGAACTCGCCGGCGATGCGGTGACCAAGACCGAGAGCAAGGCGGCCGGCAATGACCAGTCGTTCGGTGGCATCAAGGTGTCGACCGCGAATGGCTGGTTCGCCGCGCGGCCGTCCGGCACCGAGGACGTTTACAAGATCTATGCGGAGAGTTTCCGCAGCGAGGATCATCTCAAGCAGATTCAAAGCGACGCGCAGGCGGCGATCTCGAAGGTGTTTGCCAAGTAA
- a CDS encoding Crp/Fnr family transcriptional regulator codes for MTFAEPAAETCAGERDCKHGRSTNGCDDCKVRLFSVCGALEPAELDELDRLSQVKNFPAKAMLFDQGALAGSVFNVTEGIVRLYKSLPDGRRQIVGFALPGDFLGLALMDRYGVAAEAVTQVRVCRFSRAAFLTYVDGKPHLLRRLHEFAGHELSLAQDQMLLLGRRTADEKVAAFLLNLQARYGRIGAMSVNVPLPMSRQDIADYLGLTIETVSRTLTKLAKEKTVVVVPDGVRLLSTDRLDQLAAA; via the coding sequence ATGACCTTCGCGGAACCAGCGGCCGAGACCTGTGCCGGAGAGCGCGACTGCAAGCACGGCCGTAGCACCAACGGCTGCGACGATTGCAAGGTGCGCCTGTTCAGCGTCTGCGGCGCATTGGAACCGGCGGAACTCGACGAGCTCGATCGCCTCAGCCAGGTCAAGAATTTCCCGGCCAAGGCCATGCTGTTCGATCAGGGCGCGCTGGCCGGTAGCGTGTTCAACGTGACCGAAGGCATCGTCCGGCTCTACAAGTCGCTACCCGATGGCCGTCGCCAGATCGTCGGCTTCGCGCTGCCCGGTGATTTCCTCGGACTTGCGCTGATGGACCGCTACGGCGTCGCCGCCGAAGCCGTGACGCAGGTGCGCGTCTGCCGCTTCAGCCGTGCGGCCTTCCTCACCTATGTCGACGGCAAGCCGCATCTGCTGCGTCGGCTGCATGAATTTGCCGGCCATGAGCTCTCGCTCGCGCAGGACCAGATGCTGCTGCTCGGCCGTCGTACCGCCGACGAGAAGGTGGCCGCCTTCCTGCTGAACCTGCAGGCGCGCTATGGCCGCATCGGCGCGATGTCGGTCAACGTGCCGCTGCCCATGAGCCGCCAGGACATCGCCGACTATCTCGGCCTGACCATCGAAACCGTCAGCCGCACCCTGACCAAGCTCGCCAAGGAAAAGACCGTAGTCGTGGTGCCCGATGGTGTGCGGCTGCTGTCCACCGACCGGCTGGATCAGCTCGCCGCGGCCTAG
- a CDS encoding calcium-binding protein encodes MAFVGPEFPINSTTANDQAGATQTLLSDGRILVTWTATDVSGHQPHTIQGHYLSADGTPQGPDFQITIDRSGDPGAPSVTALSDGRAFVAWQSYIAADNVTEVRGTLVDAQGHPVADMVVNSSTAISPQMPSVTTLADGQILLTYVSADGGDPKYLGDIRGRILHDDGTVAVDDFTVNTTTWGTQYDPKVTALPDGRAFVTWRSYDPDEGRYNVSGQFVNPDGSASGPDFRVLPGAQFNQSDASAAVLADGRILVAWTAQEPDGDSNIHARLLNPDGSVVVSDNIVNANFDGSQDSPSIAALPDGRAVIIWHATDPATGASDLYGRLLIPGAFPIGNDFLVNSTGGLAETGPHLLTLSDGRILATWTSFEQGPAADDIHGRIMSFNTITNGTPGDDVLPGTVDNDIIHGGEGRDTIHGAAGNDVLHGDGGNDFLYGDAGNDFLFGGDGDDRMWGGDGNDIFVGGKGADAFAGASGIDTVRYETSSSGVHIDLTLGTGSGGDAAGDSFSSIETVIGSRFDDMLIGDDAANTLSGSSGKDILDGRDGNDVLDGGEGNDALTGGAGNDILHGGAGSDQLWGNAGDDILAGGAGADMLAGGAGNDTADYSTSIAQVNINLATGVIQWGDAGGDKLSSIENLIGSGTMDLLTGDAGDNRISGGGGNDLIDGGGGNDSLDGGTGNDTLTGGLGADVLTGGAGADSFVFKAVQDSLPGAADQITDFSSIAADTADWIDLSAIDANSKAAGDQAFAFVGSAAFTHIAGELRFVDHLLQGDVDGDGAADFAVQVNTAVLKAGDFVL; translated from the coding sequence ATGGCGTTTGTCGGACCTGAATTTCCTATCAATTCCACGACCGCCAACGATCAGGCGGGAGCAACTCAAACGCTGTTGTCCGACGGACGTATTCTTGTCACATGGACTGCGACGGATGTCAGCGGTCATCAGCCGCATACAATTCAGGGCCACTACCTGTCGGCGGACGGTACGCCTCAAGGACCTGATTTTCAGATCACGATCGATCGGAGCGGAGATCCGGGAGCGCCTTCCGTCACCGCGCTTTCCGACGGCCGCGCCTTTGTCGCATGGCAATCCTATATCGCCGCCGACAATGTCACCGAAGTTCGCGGCACCCTCGTCGATGCACAGGGGCATCCCGTTGCCGATATGGTCGTCAATTCATCGACGGCAATTTCGCCGCAGATGCCTTCCGTCACGACGCTTGCCGATGGCCAGATCTTGCTGACCTACGTGTCCGCGGATGGCGGGGATCCGAAATATCTTGGCGATATCCGCGGAAGGATCCTCCACGACGACGGCACCGTTGCTGTCGACGACTTCACCGTGAATACGACCACCTGGGGTACGCAATATGATCCGAAGGTGACAGCGCTGCCCGACGGTCGGGCGTTCGTCACATGGAGGTCGTACGATCCGGACGAAGGGCGCTACAACGTCTCCGGCCAGTTCGTGAATCCCGATGGCAGCGCGAGCGGGCCGGACTTTCGCGTCCTGCCCGGAGCCCAATTCAATCAGAGCGACGCCTCCGCCGCGGTTCTCGCGGATGGCCGCATTCTCGTGGCCTGGACCGCACAGGAACCGGATGGTGATAGCAACATTCATGCGCGCCTGCTGAACCCGGACGGATCCGTGGTTGTGTCCGATAATATCGTCAATGCAAATTTTGACGGCAGTCAGGATTCCCCGTCGATCGCCGCACTGCCGGATGGCCGCGCCGTCATCATCTGGCACGCCACCGATCCCGCCACCGGCGCCAGTGATCTTTACGGTCGCCTGCTGATTCCGGGCGCTTTCCCGATCGGCAACGATTTCCTCGTTAATTCGACAGGTGGCCTGGCGGAAACCGGACCGCATCTCCTGACATTATCCGATGGGCGTATTCTCGCGACCTGGACCTCGTTTGAGCAAGGACCGGCTGCAGATGACATCCATGGCCGCATCATGTCGTTCAACACGATCACCAATGGCACGCCGGGCGATGACGTGCTCCCCGGCACGGTGGACAACGACATCATTCACGGCGGTGAGGGTCGCGACACAATACATGGTGCGGCGGGAAACGACGTCCTGCATGGCGACGGCGGCAACGACTTTCTCTACGGCGATGCCGGAAATGATTTTCTGTTCGGCGGCGATGGCGACGACCGCATGTGGGGCGGTGACGGCAATGACATCTTCGTCGGCGGCAAGGGCGCCGATGCTTTCGCAGGCGCGTCCGGGATCGATACGGTGCGTTACGAGACATCGTCGTCTGGTGTTCACATCGATCTGACGCTTGGCACGGGCAGCGGAGGCGATGCCGCCGGTGACAGTTTCAGTTCGATCGAGACGGTGATCGGCAGCCGATTTGACGACATGCTGATCGGCGACGATGCCGCCAACACGTTATCAGGCAGCAGCGGCAAGGACATCCTGGACGGTCGCGACGGCAATGACGTGCTGGATGGCGGCGAAGGCAACGATGCCCTGACCGGCGGCGCGGGCAATGACATTCTGCACGGCGGTGCCGGTAGCGATCAGCTTTGGGGCAATGCGGGTGACGATATCCTGGCCGGCGGCGCGGGTGCCGATATGCTTGCCGGCGGCGCCGGCAACGATACGGCGGACTACAGCACGTCGATCGCCCAGGTGAATATCAATCTCGCGACTGGCGTCATTCAATGGGGAGATGCTGGGGGCGACAAACTCAGTTCGATCGAAAATCTGATCGGGAGCGGGACCATGGACCTGCTGACCGGTGACGCAGGTGACAATCGCATTTCCGGTGGCGGCGGTAACGATCTGATCGATGGTGGCGGCGGTAACGATAGTCTTGATGGCGGCACCGGCAACGACACGCTCACAGGCGGGCTTGGAGCCGACGTGCTGACCGGTGGAGCCGGCGCGGACAGTTTTGTATTCAAGGCTGTGCAGGACAGTCTGCCCGGAGCTGCCGATCAGATCACCGACTTTTCGTCGATCGCCGCAGACACGGCCGATTGGATCGATCTGTCGGCAATCGATGCCAACAGCAAGGCCGCCGGTGATCAAGCGTTCGCCTTCGTCGGAAGCGCCGCTTTCACACATATCGCCGGTGAATTGCGCTTCGTCGATCATCTTCTTCAGGGCGATGTCGATGGCGATGGCGCGGCCGACTTCGCGGTTCAGGTGAACACCGCCGTCTTGAAGGCAGGTGACTTCGTCTTGTGA
- a CDS encoding LysR family transcriptional regulator, giving the protein MDTELARTFLAVVSAGNFVTAAEKLHVTQSTVSARIQTLEQLLRVTLFVRNKAGATLTPAGRQFQKHASTLVRTVEHARQDVGIAKGFSGTLTVGGRIGLWEEHLLHWLPLMRAKHPDIAIRAESALEAELMQGLVEGRIDIGVMYTPQSRPGLKVEQLFDEQLILVSTSTHSAPEPQSGYVYIDWGPEFYARHMALFPDFAGPSLTANIGWLGLQHVLENGGSGYFPRRIVAPQLKAGRLHAVADAPEFSMPAYVVYPGDRDDAIIAEAVALMHRLARDAANKKPAPAGQARAPKRPVRRT; this is encoded by the coding sequence ATGGACACCGAACTGGCCAGGACATTCCTTGCAGTTGTGAGCGCCGGCAATTTCGTGACTGCGGCGGAGAAGCTGCATGTCACGCAGTCCACGGTCAGTGCGCGGATTCAGACGCTGGAGCAGTTGCTGCGCGTAACGCTGTTCGTCCGCAACAAGGCCGGTGCGACGCTGACGCCAGCCGGCCGCCAGTTCCAGAAACACGCGTCCACGCTGGTACGAACGGTGGAACACGCGCGACAGGATGTCGGCATTGCGAAAGGCTTCAGCGGTACGCTGACCGTCGGCGGTCGCATCGGGCTGTGGGAGGAGCATCTGCTGCACTGGCTGCCGCTGATGCGCGCGAAACATCCTGATATTGCGATCCGCGCCGAGAGTGCCCTCGAAGCCGAATTGATGCAGGGCCTCGTCGAAGGCCGGATCGATATCGGCGTCATGTATACGCCGCAGAGCCGGCCCGGCCTCAAGGTCGAGCAGTTGTTCGATGAACAGCTCATTCTGGTCTCGACCAGCACGCACAGTGCGCCGGAGCCGCAGTCGGGTTACGTCTATATCGACTGGGGCCCGGAATTCTATGCGCGCCACATGGCGCTGTTTCCGGATTTCGCAGGACCATCGCTTACGGCCAATATTGGCTGGCTCGGGCTGCAGCATGTGCTGGAGAATGGCGGCTCCGGATATTTCCCGCGCCGCATCGTTGCACCCCAGCTAAAGGCTGGGCGGCTGCATGCCGTCGCCGATGCGCCGGAATTTTCGATGCCGGCCTATGTCGTCTATCCCGGCGATCGCGACGATGCGATCATCGCCGAAGCGGTCGCACTCATGCATCGCCTCGCGCGTGACGCAGCCAACAAAAAGCCCGCGCCTGCAGGGCAGGCGAGGGCGCCGAAACGTCCGGTAAGGCGGACGTGA